A single genomic interval of Syntrophobotulus glycolicus DSM 8271 harbors:
- the flhF gene encoding flagellar biosynthesis protein FlhF — protein MRVKRFVGESITDTMNKVKRDLGADAVIIQTRKIKEGGFLGFFAKTKVEITAVLEEKNKTLKKESHRENKPLVSAGLVKRAYETVQGTKNGPGRETQGRETQGQETNAQMELKQMRTMLQEIRGHIVKNDGEKQPLPLPMQKYYGFLKEKGLSEGMIQYLCENLSASLGEKQLENKEVVLDVLRRQIMKICSNTDIIKPKSSETMVVALIGPTGVGKTTTIGKLAAGFSIIDRRKVALVTADTYRVAAVEQLRTFGEIIGVPVEIAMTPDDLQEAIKRHSDKELVFIDTAGRSPHHEAHMSELQKFLEKASPDLTMLVMSVTTNADDQAKVLEKFKKYSTHLILTKLDESTHLGSILDLVTKTPLPIAYLTNGQNVPDDIEAATPEKLAQSILGEG, from the coding sequence ATGAGAGTTAAACGTTTTGTTGGGGAAAGCATCACCGATACCATGAACAAAGTGAAACGGGATTTGGGTGCCGATGCTGTCATTATCCAGACCAGAAAGATCAAAGAAGGCGGCTTTTTAGGGTTTTTCGCTAAAACAAAAGTAGAGATTACAGCAGTTTTGGAAGAAAAGAACAAAACATTGAAAAAAGAAAGCCACCGGGAGAACAAGCCTTTGGTCAGTGCGGGGTTAGTCAAAAGAGCGTATGAAACAGTTCAGGGAACAAAAAACGGTCCGGGACGAGAAACTCAAGGGCGAGAAACTCAAGGACAAGAAACAAATGCCCAGATGGAACTGAAACAGATGCGTACCATGCTGCAGGAGATCAGGGGCCATATTGTGAAGAATGACGGAGAAAAACAGCCGCTCCCTCTTCCCATGCAGAAGTATTACGGATTTTTGAAGGAAAAAGGGCTGAGCGAAGGAATGATCCAGTATCTTTGCGAAAACCTGTCCGCTTCATTAGGAGAAAAACAGCTCGAAAACAAAGAAGTCGTGCTTGATGTTTTGCGCAGGCAAATCATGAAAATCTGTTCCAACACGGATATCATCAAGCCAAAAAGTTCTGAAACAATGGTTGTGGCCTTAATCGGCCCGACCGGTGTAGGCAAGACAACGACGATCGGTAAGCTGGCGGCAGGGTTCAGCATCATTGACAGGCGTAAGGTAGCCCTGGTTACGGCAGATACATACAGAGTAGCGGCGGTTGAACAACTTCGGACCTTTGGAGAGATTATCGGTGTTCCGGTTGAAATCGCGATGACCCCTGATGACTTGCAAGAAGCCATTAAGAGGCATTCGGACAAAGAGCTGGTCTTTATCGATACGGCCGGACGCAGCCCCCATCACGAGGCCCATATGTCCGAGCTCCAGAAGTTTCTGGAAAAGGCGTCTCCTGATCTGACCATGCTGGTGATGAGTGTGACGACCAATGCTGATGATCAGGCCAAAGTCCTGGAAAAGTTTAAGAAATATTCGACTCATCTCATTTTGACCAAACTTGATGAGAGTACACATCTGGGCTCAATTCTTGATTTGGTTACAAAAACGCCGCTGCCTATTGCCTATTTGACGAATGGACAAAATGTTCCAGATGATATTGAAGCGGCGACTCCGGAAAAACTGGCTCAATCTATATTGGGGGAGGGCTAA
- the fliP gene encoding flagellar type III secretion system pore protein FliP (The bacterial flagellar biogenesis protein FliP forms a type III secretion system (T3SS)-type pore required for flagellar assembly.): protein MILRKKENILAVFFILVSLLLLLPQGVRAAGINLDLGNTPVEQTSSAIQIFLIMTVLSLVPAILVLMTSFTRIIVVLSFVRNAMGTQQLPPNQVIIGLALILTFFVMAPTFSQVNTNAIKPYIENQISREEALTRAEAPLREFMIKQTREKDLALFVGLSQIPQPKTYRDIPTYVLVPSFVISELKTAFQIGFAIFIPFMIIDMIVASTLMSMGMMMLPPMMISLPFKILLFVIVDGWYLIVQSLVASFK from the coding sequence ATGATCTTGCGAAAAAAAGAAAATATTTTGGCGGTATTCTTTATTTTGGTGAGCCTCTTGCTGCTCTTACCGCAGGGAGTCCGGGCGGCGGGGATTAACCTTGATCTTGGCAATACTCCTGTAGAACAAACCAGTTCCGCCATCCAGATATTTTTGATCATGACGGTGCTGTCACTGGTACCGGCCATCCTGGTACTCATGACTTCCTTCACCCGTATTATTGTGGTTCTCTCCTTTGTCCGCAATGCGATGGGTACTCAGCAGCTTCCTCCCAATCAGGTCATTATCGGTTTAGCGCTGATTTTAACCTTCTTTGTGATGGCCCCTACTTTTTCTCAGGTCAACACCAATGCCATAAAACCGTATATTGAGAATCAGATCAGCAGGGAAGAGGCTTTGACAAGGGCTGAGGCACCGCTGAGAGAATTTATGATCAAGCAGACCAGAGAGAAAGACCTGGCTCTATTTGTGGGACTGTCCCAGATTCCTCAGCCGAAGACTTATCGCGATATCCCTACTTATGTTCTGGTGCCGTCCTTTGTGATCAGTGAACTGAAAACCGCTTTCCAGATCGGTTTTGCTATTTTTATTCCTTTTATGATTATTGACATGATTGTCGCCAGTACGTTAATGTCGATGGGCATGATGATGCTGCCGCCAATGATGATCTCCCTTCCGTTTAAGATCTTATTGTTTGTTATTGTAGACGGATGGTATCTGATCGTGCAGTCCCTTGTTGCCAGCTTTAAGTGA
- the fliR gene encoding flagellar biosynthetic protein FliR — protein MKLAELLQWNLTLFLLIFCRWAGMVMIAPVFGARGVPNLVKLGLAMALSVVLYPTVLSMTVQVPVDTLLYIGLIIKEVTVGLVIGLVINLLTSVMQTAGELIDYQIGFTLGNTIDPINGMQSPMTGNFLMVLTTMLLLAINAHHLIIAAMVKSYSYIPVNTGILPKGMTFYIQIVGQVIALGAQIAMPIFGALFLADVGVGLLSKTVPQLNIFSVIFPVKIIFGLTLLFLSIPYLGSTVSNLTDIVMNWVFQLYRGWTP, from the coding sequence TTGAAACTAGCAGAACTCCTGCAATGGAATCTGACATTGTTCCTGCTCATATTCTGCCGCTGGGCGGGCATGGTCATGATTGCCCCTGTCTTTGGGGCAAGAGGGGTCCCGAATTTGGTCAAACTGGGGTTGGCAATGGCCTTATCCGTCGTGCTGTATCCCACTGTTCTCTCGATGACGGTGCAGGTTCCGGTCGATACTCTTCTTTATATTGGGCTCATTATTAAAGAAGTGACTGTAGGACTGGTGATCGGGCTGGTGATCAATTTATTGACCAGTGTCATGCAAACTGCCGGGGAATTGATTGACTATCAGATCGGGTTTACCCTTGGCAATACCATTGATCCGATCAATGGAATGCAAAGCCCGATGACCGGCAATTTTTTAATGGTTTTGACGACAATGCTTCTTCTGGCCATCAATGCCCATCATTTGATCATTGCCGCCATGGTAAAAAGCTATAGCTATATCCCGGTCAATACCGGAATTTTACCCAAAGGAATGACCTTTTATATTCAAATTGTGGGTCAGGTCATCGCTTTGGGGGCCCAAATTGCGATGCCCATATTCGGAGCTTTATTCCTGGCTGATGTAGGGGTAGGGCTTTTATCCAAAACTGTGCCGCAGCTAAATATTTTTTCCGTGATTTTTCCGGTCAAGATTATCTTTGGCCTGACGCTGTTGTTTCTATCCATCCCTTATTTAGGAAGCACGGTTTCTAATCTGACGGATATTGTGATGAACTGGGTATTCCAACTCTACAGGGGGTGGACGCCATAG
- a CDS encoding FliA/WhiG family RNA polymerase sigma factor, which translates to MYNNQYHAMARGNLSEEYIDQYLPLVKRLAGRLAMSLPSHIEEEDLIGYGVFGLIDALQKYEPSRGVKFETYASLRIRGAMIDGLRSMDWVPHSARQKVKKVRQAYIDLENLQGRTPSIEEVAGFLEIQLEELHTTLLHGQYMTLVSMDQLLDGHSGDSGISPVDLIIDAEAQESFNNIEKEEQKQILAREIEKLSEKEKLVIAMYYREEMTLKEIAAVMNLSESRISQIHSQAILRLRGYLGRQKKNIL; encoded by the coding sequence ATGTACAATAATCAATACCATGCCATGGCCCGCGGTAATTTATCAGAAGAATATATTGATCAGTATTTGCCTCTGGTCAAACGGCTTGCAGGGAGACTGGCGATGTCACTGCCGTCTCATATTGAAGAGGAAGACCTGATCGGCTACGGTGTGTTCGGCTTAATCGATGCTTTGCAAAAGTATGAACCCTCAAGGGGAGTAAAATTTGAAACCTATGCCTCTCTGAGAATCCGGGGAGCGATGATTGACGGCCTGAGGTCGATGGATTGGGTGCCTCATTCGGCAAGGCAGAAGGTCAAAAAGGTCAGACAGGCCTACATAGACTTGGAGAACCTTCAGGGACGGACACCATCGATCGAAGAGGTGGCGGGCTTTTTAGAGATACAGTTAGAGGAATTGCACACCACTCTTCTGCACGGGCAGTACATGACACTGGTGTCCATGGATCAGCTGCTGGACGGCCATTCCGGTGATTCCGGCATTTCTCCCGTGGACTTAATTATTGATGCTGAGGCCCAGGAATCCTTTAATAATATAGAGAAAGAAGAGCAGAAGCAGATCTTGGCCCGGGAGATAGAAAAGCTGTCGGAAAAGGAGAAATTGGTTATCGCCATGTATTACCGCGAAGAAATGACCCTGAAAGAAATCGCCGCGGTGATGAACCTTTCGGAATCAAGAATTTCCCAGATCCATTCCCAGGCGATTTTAAGGCTGCGGGGATATTTAGGGAGACAAAAAAAGAATATTCTCTGA
- a CDS encoding flagellar brake protein, protein MLYEEKIYEGLSIELFVDNGPYQGRYRTKIEEVGKAILSIGVPFSDGQYLPLREGTKLEIEFVDHISAYHFRSILLRRFLAPVPTLMIEYPKSINKIQRRKHVRIPVVSSITYQIIGKEGLSEENTGYLIDLSGGGLKFVSEEKLEMNDLLLAKIKTYHEELDLPVKVVRLIEEESKKYKISVEYQEISEKTRDKIIAYIFEVQRELRRKGLI, encoded by the coding sequence ATGCTTTACGAAGAGAAAATCTATGAAGGACTGTCAATAGAGCTTTTTGTTGACAATGGTCCTTACCAGGGCAGGTACCGGACAAAAATTGAAGAGGTCGGAAAAGCAATTTTATCCATTGGTGTTCCTTTTTCTGATGGACAATACCTTCCTTTGCGCGAAGGGACAAAATTGGAAATCGAGTTTGTCGATCACATCAGTGCTTATCATTTTAGGTCAATCCTTCTAAGAAGATTTTTAGCACCGGTTCCCACACTAATGATTGAATACCCGAAGTCTATCAATAAGATTCAGAGAAGAAAGCATGTGCGGATCCCTGTAGTCAGTTCCATTACGTATCAAATCATCGGCAAAGAAGGCTTAAGTGAGGAAAATACCGGATATCTTATTGATTTGAGCGGGGGAGGGCTAAAGTTCGTTTCGGAAGAAAAGCTGGAGATGAATGATCTGTTATTGGCTAAAATCAAGACCTATCATGAGGAATTGGATTTGCCGGTCAAGGTCGTAAGGCTGATTGAGGAAGAGAGTAAGAAATATAAGATTTCAGTTGAATATCAGGAGATATCTGAAAAAACGAGGGATAAAATCATTGCCTATATTTTTGAGGTCCAAAGAGAATTGAGACGGAAAGGGCTAATATGA
- a CDS encoding MinD/ParA family protein, protein MNDQASTLRSMVSQRDAGTHNNMRVIAVGSGKGGVGKTSFVVNLAIALSELNYRVIVLDGDLGLANVDVVFGMTAKYSIRHLLSGEKRIEDILCPVKRGIKVLPGASGMFELANLDRGQLKNVLVNLGRLEKMADVLLIDTGAGLGHTVLNFLCASDEVIVITTPEPPAMADAYGLLKSLKGQQEQLNLKIVINRIHHESEAEICFEKLEHAAKKFLGLRVNLLGWIYDDPLMGKSIMEQYPLGLANPESLAYKYIQWIAGNVTGMDQRPPSSSGGIRKLIFSILKN, encoded by the coding sequence ATGAATGATCAGGCAAGCACTCTGCGCAGCATGGTCAGTCAGAGGGATGCCGGGACACACAATAACATGAGAGTTATTGCGGTCGGCAGCGGCAAAGGAGGAGTGGGCAAGACAAGCTTTGTTGTCAACCTTGCGATCGCGCTTTCTGAGCTCAATTACCGGGTCATTGTCTTAGATGGGGACCTGGGGCTGGCAAATGTGGATGTCGTATTTGGAATGACGGCAAAATATAGTATTCGACACTTGCTTTCCGGGGAAAAGAGAATTGAGGACATCTTGTGTCCTGTGAAAAGGGGAATCAAAGTGCTTCCCGGTGCCTCAGGCATGTTTGAGCTTGCCAACCTGGACCGGGGACAGCTGAAAAATGTGCTTGTCAATCTCGGACGGCTGGAAAAAATGGCCGATGTTCTGCTGATTGATACCGGAGCGGGATTAGGTCATACTGTGCTCAATTTTCTTTGCGCTTCGGATGAGGTTATCGTGATCACGACACCGGAGCCTCCGGCAATGGCTGATGCCTATGGACTGTTAAAGTCGTTGAAAGGACAGCAGGAACAGCTTAACCTCAAGATTGTGATCAACAGAATTCATCATGAATCTGAGGCTGAGATTTGTTTTGAGAAACTTGAACATGCCGCTAAAAAATTTTTAGGACTGAGGGTGAATCTTTTAGGCTGGATTTATGATGATCCTCTCATGGGGAAATCAATTATGGAGCAATATCCTTTAGGTCTGGCCAATCCCGAAAGTCTTGCTTACAAGTATATCCAATGGATCGCTGGAAATGTGACCGGGATGGATCAACGGCCGCCATCCTCAAGCGGGGGGATAAGGAAATTGATTTTTTCCATTCTGAAAAACTGA
- a CDS encoding chemotaxis protein CheD, whose amino-acid sequence MSITIVVGMADYKVGRSPDKIMTAGLGSCIGICLYDSMSKIGGMAHIMLPESKNMKGSPAKYADTCMVLLLEELMKQGALKNRLKAKIAGGAQMFSFAGKDPIMKIGERNAQAVQRLLTEMHIPLLASDVGGTFGRTINFDIQTGNLHIKTINYGEKVI is encoded by the coding sequence ATGAGCATAACAATTGTTGTTGGGATGGCGGATTATAAAGTAGGCAGGTCTCCGGATAAGATCATGACGGCTGGCCTTGGCTCCTGTATCGGAATTTGTTTATACGATTCGATGTCTAAAATCGGAGGTATGGCCCATATCATGCTTCCAGAGTCCAAGAATATGAAAGGCTCACCGGCGAAATACGCCGATACTTGTATGGTCCTGTTACTGGAGGAGCTGATGAAGCAAGGAGCGTTGAAAAACCGGCTTAAGGCAAAGATTGCCGGCGGCGCCCAAATGTTTTCTTTTGCGGGGAAAGATCCGATCATGAAAATTGGAGAGAGAAATGCGCAAGCGGTGCAGAGATTATTGACTGAAATGCACATTCCTCTTTTGGCATCCGATGTCGGAGGAACCTTTGGACGGACAATCAACTTTGATATTCAGACCGGCAACCTCCATATTAAGACGATTAATTATGGTGAAAAGGTGATCTAA
- a CDS encoding chemotaxis protein CheC, which translates to MELTAIQFEVLKEIGNIGSGHAATSLSDLLQARINMEVPKVLLVPLEKITEFLGDGDSVCVALYLRIEGEISGKAVFILSVQGAEEIARRLLSLSRPPELFHDEIAQSALKEVGNILVSSFVIAITQFTGVKLLPSVPAIAIDMTGAILDAILLEEGEMDDYTLLIDTKLTGLKDMEGKFLFIPNQGSLEILLGAFGV; encoded by the coding sequence ATGGAGTTAACCGCTATCCAGTTTGAAGTACTGAAGGAAATAGGAAATATTGGTTCCGGGCATGCCGCGACTTCCCTCTCTGATCTGCTTCAAGCCAGAATTAACATGGAAGTGCCCAAGGTTTTGCTTGTCCCGCTGGAGAAGATCACAGAATTTCTGGGTGACGGAGATTCCGTATGTGTAGCGTTGTATCTGAGAATAGAGGGAGAAATTTCCGGTAAAGCGGTGTTTATCTTATCTGTGCAAGGCGCGGAGGAAATTGCGCGCAGACTGCTGAGCCTCTCCCGGCCTCCGGAACTTTTTCATGATGAAATCGCCCAGTCGGCGCTGAAAGAAGTCGGAAATATTTTAGTCAGCTCGTTTGTTATCGCGATTACCCAGTTTACCGGGGTAAAGCTTTTGCCTTCGGTTCCTGCGATAGCCATAGATATGACGGGCGCAATTTTGGATGCGATTTTGCTGGAAGAAGGGGAAATGGATGATTACACCCTGCTCATTGATACCAAGTTAACCGGACTTAAAGATATGGAAGGGAAGTTCTTATTTATTCCAAATCAAGGATCATTAGAAATATTATTGGGAGCCTTTGGAGTATGA
- the flhA gene encoding flagellar biosynthesis protein FlhA, whose product MAISTKNVQRKILGNTDVLAAFGIVGIVIMMVIPVPTTVMDILIALNITGSVLILMLAVFTKDPLEFSVLPALLLTMTLFRLALNISTARLILLDADAGDIIQQFGLFVIRDNAVVGFIVFCILVIVQFIVITKGAERVSEVAARFTLDAMPGKQMSIDADLNAGMITDEQARTRRRAIQQEADFYGSMDGASKFVKGDAIAAIIILFINIIGGLITGVVMKGNSITEALHIYTILTIGDGLVTQIPALLISTATGLVVTRAASEANFGEELAKQLFRIPKALYLTASVLVVLAVLGLPRFPMFLLAALSAGAGYYLQKNTTATAEQETAAAKATEIEEIKKPENVMNVLHVDCMELEIGYALIPLVDAGQGGDILDRIVLIRRQVANELGFIVPVVRVRDNMNLKPNQYLIKIKGAEVASGELLADHYMSISSGIEDDSIPGTPTKEPAFGLDAKWINASYREQAEMSGYTVVDAPTVLATHLTEVIKSHAYEILNRQDVKKLVDHIKEQAPAVVEELIPDLLSLSQVHKVLSNLLRERVSIKDLATVLEALADNSALTKDIDRLTEHVRQALSRQIVQPLLDEQKKLKVLTLDPVIEQMILDHLKPSDYGAYVNLDPQVIQKLIQVIAVQVEKIMLKGHSPIILCAPVVRINLKRMMERQLPHIVFLSYNELVPGIEVEALGMVVMNNES is encoded by the coding sequence ATGGCAATCTCGACGAAGAACGTACAGAGAAAAATATTGGGCAATACCGATGTCCTGGCGGCATTCGGCATAGTCGGAATTGTAATCATGATGGTTATCCCGGTCCCGACCACAGTCATGGATATTTTGATTGCCCTCAATATCACCGGCTCCGTGCTTATCCTGATGCTGGCTGTTTTCACCAAAGATCCTCTGGAGTTTTCCGTGTTGCCGGCCTTATTGCTGACCATGACTCTCTTTCGCCTGGCGCTGAACATCTCGACGGCACGTTTGATTCTGCTTGATGCCGATGCCGGAGATATTATTCAGCAGTTCGGCCTTTTTGTCATCAGGGATAACGCAGTGGTCGGTTTTATTGTATTTTGCATTTTGGTCATCGTTCAGTTTATCGTGATCACCAAGGGCGCGGAGCGCGTTTCGGAAGTAGCGGCCCGTTTTACTCTTGATGCCATGCCGGGAAAACAGATGAGTATTGATGCCGATCTGAACGCGGGAATGATCACGGATGAACAGGCCCGGACACGCAGGAGAGCAATCCAGCAGGAAGCTGATTTCTACGGCTCCATGGATGGGGCCAGTAAGTTTGTCAAAGGCGATGCCATTGCAGCGATCATTATTCTTTTTATCAATATTATCGGCGGTTTGATTACCGGGGTCGTGATGAAAGGCAATTCCATAACCGAGGCCCTGCATATCTACACGATTCTGACCATCGGGGATGGTCTTGTCACCCAGATTCCGGCCTTGCTGATCTCAACGGCGACAGGTCTTGTGGTGACCCGGGCGGCATCGGAAGCCAATTTCGGAGAAGAACTGGCCAAACAGCTTTTCCGTATCCCCAAGGCCCTTTATCTGACCGCCAGTGTCTTAGTTGTTCTTGCTGTTCTTGGTCTGCCCCGCTTTCCCATGTTTCTGCTGGCCGCTCTTTCCGCGGGGGCCGGTTATTATTTGCAAAAGAATACGACCGCGACAGCCGAACAGGAAACAGCGGCCGCAAAAGCTACCGAGATAGAAGAAATCAAAAAACCGGAAAATGTGATGAATGTTCTCCATGTTGATTGCATGGAGTTAGAAATCGGCTATGCGCTGATCCCTTTGGTTGATGCCGGTCAGGGCGGGGATATCCTTGATCGGATTGTCCTGATCCGCAGACAGGTGGCCAATGAACTGGGTTTCATTGTTCCCGTGGTTCGGGTCAGGGATAATATGAACCTGAAGCCCAATCAGTATCTGATCAAAATTAAGGGGGCGGAGGTGGCTTCCGGAGAATTATTGGCCGATCATTATATGTCGATCAGTTCCGGTATTGAAGATGATTCGATTCCGGGGACTCCGACGAAAGAGCCGGCTTTTGGGCTTGATGCCAAGTGGATCAATGCCTCATACAGGGAACAGGCCGAGATGTCCGGATATACCGTGGTGGACGCGCCCACGGTCCTGGCCACCCATCTTACCGAAGTGATTAAGTCCCATGCCTATGAGATTTTAAACAGACAAGATGTCAAAAAGCTCGTCGATCATATTAAAGAACAGGCTCCCGCCGTAGTGGAAGAGCTGATCCCCGATTTGCTCAGTCTTAGCCAGGTACATAAAGTTCTCTCAAATCTTCTGCGGGAAAGGGTATCGATCAAGGATTTGGCGACGGTGCTTGAGGCTCTGGCCGATAACTCCGCGCTGACCAAGGATATAGACCGCCTGACCGAGCATGTCAGACAAGCCCTGTCCCGGCAGATCGTCCAGCCATTATTGGATGAGCAGAAAAAGCTGAAAGTATTGACATTAGATCCGGTGATTGAACAAATGATCCTGGATCATTTAAAACCTTCGGATTATGGGGCATATGTCAATCTGGACCCGCAAGTGATTCAAAAGCTGATTCAAGTTATTGCGGTTCAGGTGGAAAAAATCATGCTTAAAGGCCATAGCCCGATTATTCTTTGTGCACCGGTTGTCAGGATCAATCTCAAGAGAATGATGGAAAGACAGCTTCCCCATATCGTATTTCTTTCTTATAATGAACTTGTACCGGGTATTGAAGTTGAGGCCTTAGGAATGGTGGTAATGAACAATGAGAGTTAA
- the fliQ gene encoding flagellar biosynthesis protein FliQ: protein MTQNQIIFMAKEAMWTVLLVGGPLLALSLLIGLVVSIFQAMTQIQEQTLSFIPKLVVIAVALLLLGPWMLNIMTSYTVNIFHNLVTYARY from the coding sequence ATGACACAGAATCAAATCATATTCATGGCGAAAGAGGCAATGTGGACGGTGCTGCTTGTGGGAGGCCCTTTGTTGGCCTTGAGTTTGCTGATCGGACTGGTGGTCAGTATTTTTCAGGCCATGACGCAGATCCAGGAGCAGACCCTTTCCTTCATCCCCAAGCTCGTGGTCATTGCTGTTGCTTTGCTTCTTCTGGGACCGTGGATGCTGAATATTATGACGAGCTATACCGTCAATATTTTTCATAATTTAGTGACCTATGCCAGGTATTAG
- the flhB gene encoding flagellar biosynthesis protein FlhB has translation MDAIAEKRFPATPKRKQEARKKGQVLKSQELTSSIMLLAMIGVLRFWLPSVLERFADLMKYVYSLPTEWSNISVASLMLNMTWQAAQILAPVLLTTVAVAVAVNYIQVGSLFSTEAIMPKLSRLSLIEGAKRMFGVRAWIQLAKSLLKVIAIGYFLYAVIRDHLEMFPALQQINALQATMFLGEILFELAWKIATAFLLISILDFLYQWWEYEKNLRMSHEEIKEEYKQNEGDPQLKNEMKKRQRAVAMRRMMEDLKKADVVITNPTHYAVALKYDPQKFDAPYVVAKGQDQVALRIKETARENRIIMMENKPLARTLYTQVEIGQAVPAELYKAVAEVLAFVMKMNRKKRFHTA, from the coding sequence GTGGACGCCATAGCGGAAAAAAGATTTCCGGCCACGCCCAAACGAAAGCAGGAGGCGCGCAAGAAAGGACAGGTCCTGAAAAGTCAGGAGCTTACCTCATCAATCATGCTTTTGGCGATGATTGGAGTATTAAGGTTTTGGCTGCCCTCAGTCCTTGAAAGATTCGCTGATCTAATGAAATATGTTTATTCTCTGCCTACGGAATGGTCCAATATTTCTGTCGCCTCCTTAATGCTGAACATGACCTGGCAAGCGGCACAGATCCTGGCCCCCGTATTGCTTACCACAGTTGCGGTAGCCGTGGCAGTTAATTATATCCAGGTTGGTTCTTTGTTTTCCACTGAGGCGATCATGCCGAAACTTTCCAGACTCAGCCTCATTGAAGGGGCAAAACGAATGTTTGGGGTCAGGGCATGGATTCAGCTGGCAAAATCCCTGCTCAAAGTCATTGCCATCGGATACTTTCTGTATGCGGTGATCAGGGACCATCTGGAGATGTTTCCCGCTTTACAGCAAATCAATGCCCTTCAGGCCACAATGTTTCTGGGGGAAATTCTTTTTGAGCTTGCCTGGAAAATCGCAACCGCTTTTCTTCTGATCTCCATCTTGGATTTTTTGTATCAGTGGTGGGAATACGAGAAAAACCTGCGAATGTCTCATGAAGAAATTAAAGAAGAATATAAGCAGAATGAGGGCGACCCTCAGCTTAAAAATGAGATGAAAAAACGACAACGGGCCGTGGCTATGCGCCGGATGATGGAGGATCTGAAAAAGGCTGATGTCGTCATCACAAATCCTACCCATTATGCGGTAGCCTTGAAATATGATCCGCAAAAATTTGACGCCCCTTATGTGGTCGCCAAGGGGCAGGACCAGGTTGCCTTGAGAATAAAGGAAACGGCCAGGGAAAACCGAATTATCATGATGGAGAACAAACCTTTGGCCAGAACTCTTTACACTCAGGTGGAAATCGGACAGGCTGTACCTGCGGAATTGTATAAAGCAGTTGCGGAAGTGCTGGCATTTGTGATGAAGATGAACCGGAAAAAAAGATTTCATACGGCGTAA
- the fliO gene encoding flagellar biosynthetic protein FliO, producing the protein MNGIENQPVNLTDPIVTANTGNPYPTGGLIATIIFFLVILAVSLWMIRRLNKYAYRGMQSPWVRVLDRQTLGGQQMIYLVEVAGKIFVLAGTDHHITKIEEVNDPEIAAEILEEIANRPEEKVDRLMGQLRNKLPRRKKRDFSIELERLLKEDEG; encoded by the coding sequence ATGAACGGGATAGAAAACCAGCCGGTCAATCTTACGGACCCAATTGTGACGGCCAACACCGGCAATCCTTACCCTACTGGAGGGTTGATTGCCACAATCATATTTTTCTTAGTGATATTGGCTGTATCCTTATGGATGATACGCAGACTGAACAAATATGCGTACAGGGGAATGCAGTCCCCCTGGGTCAGGGTGCTCGACCGCCAAACCTTGGGGGGCCAGCAGATGATCTATCTGGTGGAAGTAGCCGGAAAGATTTTTGTTCTGGCCGGAACCGACCATCACATAACTAAGATCGAGGAAGTTAATGATCCTGAAATCGCGGCGGAAATTCTGGAAGAGATTGCCAATAGGCCGGAGGAAAAGGTTGACAGATTGATGGGTCAGCTCCGAAATAAGCTGCCGCGGAGAAAAAAAAGGGATTTTTCGATTGAACTTGAGCGCTTGCTCAAGGAGGATGAGGGATGA